Proteins from a genomic interval of Gammaproteobacteria bacterium:
- the ccmI gene encoding c-type cytochrome biogenesis protein CcmI, producing MTVFWIVAACFIIAALLFVLPPLLYRVDKDKKEVVEREVINTSIYRDQLAELERDLRNDMVEPEQYAQGRRELERRLLEDVTTQPGTAPLPVSVMPRSSRATAIVLGLALPLCAVLLYVKFGSPNALGPQPVASADATAAGQHSDAPEQIKAMIGKLIDRLKKNPQDPEGWAVLGRSLYALGRFDEATEAFSKSVAMVRTDAQLLADYADSMAMANGERLDEQSIALIREALKIDPNNQKALWLGGTADFEAGNFSSAVAHWERLLKLLPPNSDVSRTMAANIEEARGLASGKPPGMPAMSGNADAVPNDAGTAAPAATVSGMVNIAPALAAKSAPTDTVFIFARAAQGPRMPLAIMRAQVKDLPLSFTLDDSMAAMPTMKLSGVPEVVVGARISKSGDAMPRAGDLQGSSQVVKVGSSAVKVVIDSVVP from the coding sequence ATGACGGTATTTTGGATTGTGGCGGCGTGTTTTATTATCGCCGCCCTGCTTTTTGTATTACCCCCCCTGTTGTACCGAGTGGACAAGGATAAGAAAGAGGTAGTTGAACGCGAAGTTATCAACACCTCGATCTACCGCGATCAGCTTGCCGAGCTGGAGCGCGACCTGCGTAATGACATGGTCGAGCCGGAGCAATATGCCCAGGGCCGTCGTGAGCTGGAGCGGCGTCTGTTGGAGGATGTCACAACACAGCCTGGCACTGCGCCGCTTCCAGTCTCGGTCATGCCGCGTTCCAGCCGTGCTACCGCGATTGTGTTGGGTCTTGCCCTGCCATTGTGCGCCGTGCTTCTGTACGTCAAATTCGGCAGTCCCAATGCCCTTGGGCCGCAGCCGGTGGCCAGTGCCGACGCTACAGCGGCAGGACAGCATTCCGATGCGCCCGAACAGATCAAGGCGATGATCGGAAAGCTGATTGATCGTCTGAAAAAGAATCCGCAGGATCCCGAAGGCTGGGCCGTTCTGGGGCGGTCATTGTATGCCCTGGGGCGTTTCGACGAGGCCACTGAGGCTTTCTCAAAATCGGTTGCCATGGTGCGCACCGATGCCCAGCTTCTGGCGGATTATGCCGATTCAATGGCGATGGCCAACGGCGAGCGTCTGGATGAGCAGTCCATTGCATTGATACGCGAAGCCTTGAAGATAGACCCCAATAACCAGAAGGCGCTATGGCTGGGGGGTACGGCGGATTTCGAAGCGGGGAACTTCTCCAGCGCGGTTGCCCACTGGGAGCGTTTGTTGAAGCTTTTGCCGCCTAACTCCGATGTCTCGCGCACCATGGCGGCGAACATCGAAGAGGCGCGCGGCCTGGCCTCTGGCAAACCACCGGGCATGCCCGCAATGTCCGGCAATGCCGATGCTGTACCAAATGATGCCGGAACGGCTGCTCCCGCCGCCACTGTATCCGGTATGGTGAATATTGCCCCCGCGCTTGCGGCCAAGAGCGCACCCACCGATACGGTATTTATCTTTGCCAGGGCGGCGCAGGGTCCGCGCATGCCGCTGGCGATCATGCGTGCCCAAGTCAAGGATTTGCCGTTATCGTTTACGTTGGATGATTCCATGGCGGCAATGCCGACCATGAAGCTGTCCGGTGTGCCGGAAGTCGTGGTCGGGGCGCGCATCTCAAAGTCAGGCGACGCCATGCCGCGTGCGGGCGACTTGCAGGGCAGCAGCCAGGTAGTGAAGGTAGGCAGCAGCGCTGTTAAAGTGGTGATTGACTCGGTAGTGCCTTAG
- the tatB gene encoding Sec-independent protein translocase protein TatB, producing the protein MFDIGFWEIVVVGVVALLVIGPKDLPAMIRTVGKWTGKMRHFANAVKTEIEREAYKADELKRLLAEQTELVERYKNVDTTKPAVPVVQHADNPGVTVTANIINTASADQTLTAISQADNASKTPT; encoded by the coding sequence ATGTTTGATATAGGTTTTTGGGAGATCGTCGTGGTCGGCGTGGTCGCGTTGCTGGTCATAGGGCCGAAAGACCTTCCTGCCATGATACGTACCGTAGGAAAATGGACGGGTAAAATGCGCCATTTCGCTAATGCGGTCAAAACCGAAATTGAGCGCGAGGCGTATAAGGCCGACGAGCTGAAACGTCTTCTTGCCGAACAGACGGAACTGGTGGAACGCTATAAGAATGTTGACACCACCAAACCCGCTGTCCCCGTGGTTCAGCATGCCGACAACCCCGGCGTTACAGTCACGGCCAATATCATCAACACAGCCTCCGCCGATCAGACGCTGACGGCCATCAGCCAGGCGGACAATGCCTCAAAAACCCCTACATAA
- the tatA gene encoding Sec-independent protein translocase subunit TatA, with protein MGIGGISIWQLLIVLLIIVVLFGTKKLRSIGGDLGGAVKGFRSAVREGEAEAETTTKSNAEKIQQSDANRVIDSDAVTHTKEKA; from the coding sequence ATGGGTATCGGCGGTATTAGCATATGGCAGTTGTTGATAGTTCTGCTCATCATTGTCGTGCTGTTTGGCACGAAAAAATTGCGCAGCATTGGTGGTGACCTCGGCGGTGCAGTGAAGGGCTTCCGTAGCGCCGTGCGTGAAGGCGAGGCTGAGGCGGAGACTACCACCAAAAGCAATGCCGAGAAAATCCAGCAGAGTGACGCCAATCGCGTGATTGATAGCGACGCCGTTACCCACACTAAAGAAAAGGCTTAG
- the tatC gene encoding twin-arginine translocase subunit TatC — MPQKPLHNYPPSPEQPFTAHLIELRDRLLRVLAAVAVIFLGLVPFANDLYSLLASPLLKNLPAGGTMIATEVVSPFLIPFKFAFMTAVFIAMPVALHQLWGFIAPAMYQRERRMMIPLLVSSVLLFYAGMAFAYFVVFPMVFGFMVGAAPVGVAVMTDIGKYLDFVLIMFFAFGMAFEVPIATILVVWARIVTPDQLVAARRYVIVGAFVLGMLLTPPDVISQTMMAIPMWLLFEVGVFFSRMFVPAPEADGEDGTSDAQATDVNPGNDVSGK, encoded by the coding sequence ATGCCTCAAAAACCCCTACATAATTACCCCCCATCGCCTGAACAGCCGTTTACCGCGCACCTGATTGAGCTGCGCGACCGGCTGCTGCGTGTACTCGCCGCCGTGGCAGTGATTTTTCTGGGGCTGGTGCCGTTCGCCAACGATCTCTATAGCCTGCTGGCAAGTCCTTTACTGAAAAATCTTCCGGCAGGCGGCACCATGATTGCCACGGAAGTCGTCTCGCCGTTTTTGATCCCCTTCAAGTTCGCCTTCATGACAGCGGTATTCATTGCCATGCCCGTGGCACTGCACCAGCTATGGGGCTTTATCGCCCCCGCCATGTACCAGCGCGAACGCCGCATGATGATTCCGCTGCTGGTTTCCAGCGTGCTGCTGTTTTACGCTGGCATGGCGTTCGCCTATTTCGTGGTGTTCCCGATGGTGTTCGGCTTCATGGTCGGCGCGGCGCCTGTGGGCGTGGCGGTGATGACCGATATTGGTAAGTATCTGGATTTCGTGCTCATCATGTTCTTTGCCTTCGGCATGGCCTTCGAGGTGCCCATCGCCACTATCCTGGTGGTGTGGGCAAGGATAGTCACGCCGGATCAATTGGTCGCAGCACGCCGCTACGTCATTGTCGGCGCGTTCGTGCTCGGAATGCTGCTAACACCGCCGGATGTCATCTCGCAAACCATGATGGCGATTCCCATGTGGCTGCTGTTTGAGGTCGGCGTCTTCTTTTCACGCATGTTCGTGCCCGCGCCAGAGGCTGACGGCGAAGACGGCACTTCTGATGCACAGGCCACCGACGTCAATCCTGGCAATGACGTTTCTGGCAAGTAG
- a CDS encoding TlpA family protein disulfide reductase, translated as MIHAISRLCIVLMPLLLIAACDRQTAAVDVAAAAKPFPSVSFSSLDGAAISSDSYRGRLVVLNIWATWCSPCRREMPDLERLGKALDPQRFAVIGLSADEDEHVVREYLNDKGLTFARFIDKDLKIIRDRLGISVYPATVLIAPNGMLIGQVIGPREWHSPAMIRLLEDAYQGKAVKLDEMPLARG; from the coding sequence ATGATTCACGCAATAAGCAGATTGTGTATCGTATTGATGCCATTGCTGCTTATTGCGGCTTGTGATCGGCAAACCGCTGCCGTGGATGTCGCGGCAGCGGCAAAACCCTTTCCCTCCGTATCCTTCTCATCGCTGGATGGCGCCGCCATATCCTCGGACTCCTACCGTGGCAGGCTGGTGGTGCTGAACATCTGGGCGACCTGGTGTTCACCTTGCCGCCGCGAGATGCCCGATCTGGAGCGTTTGGGCAAGGCGCTCGACCCGCAACGCTTCGCGGTCATCGGTTTGTCCGCTGACGAAGATGAGCACGTAGTGCGCGAATACCTCAATGATAAAGGTTTGACCTTCGCCCGTTTCATCGACAAGGATTTGAAAATCATCCGCGACCGGCTGGGCATTTCAGTTTATCCCGCCACCGTGCTTATCGCCCCGAATGGCATGCTGATCGGCCAGGTAATTGGTCCGCGTGAATGGCACAGCCCCGCGATGATCAGGCTTCTGGAGGACGCCTATCAGGGCAAGGCTGTGAAATTGGACGAGATGCCCTTGGCGAGGGGTTAA
- a CDS encoding cytochrome c, with translation MVHAADPGNGGKIYATHCSSCHGEDGASTMPGTPDFSRRERLFKPDTALLISIRDGISVMPAYKGLLTDQEILDIVAYLRTIR, from the coding sequence ATGGTTCATGCCGCGGACCCCGGCAATGGCGGAAAAATCTATGCAACGCACTGCTCAAGCTGTCATGGCGAGGATGGTGCCAGCACCATGCCCGGCACGCCGGATTTCTCCCGGCGCGAACGGTTGTTTAAACCGGACACGGCGCTGCTCATTAGTATCCGCGATGGCATAAGCGTTATGCCTGCCTATAAGGGGCTGCTGACGGATCAGGAGATTCTGGACATCGTCGCCTATCTGAGAACCATCCGGTAA
- a CDS encoding serine protease: MARKGFNHRQQGWPMWGGMLVCMAAAFFAPASHAASPETALPTTIERIKPSIVGIGTLQLTRRPPGKFMGTGFVVGDGSYVLTNAHVIARNLSSEAKETLALFVGERNSTSSRELTIVAEDQEHDVSLLKISGAPLTPLKLGDSDRVREGELYAFTGFPIGAVLGLHPVSHRGLISAITPVATPTDGSSQLNPKMIKRLQSPYDVFQLDATAYPGSSGSPLYHPDTGEVIGVVNSVFVKETKETVIEKPSGITYAIPINFAVDLLRRAGIGTATR, translated from the coding sequence ATGGCAAGAAAAGGCTTTAACCATCGGCAGCAAGGCTGGCCGATGTGGGGCGGTATGCTCGTCTGCATGGCGGCGGCCTTTTTCGCCCCAGCATCCCATGCCGCTAGCCCAGAGACAGCCTTGCCCACCACCATCGAACGGATAAAACCCAGCATTGTAGGTATCGGCACACTACAGTTGACGCGCCGCCCCCCCGGAAAATTCATGGGTACCGGTTTTGTGGTGGGCGATGGCAGTTATGTGCTAACCAACGCGCACGTCATCGCCCGGAACCTCTCATCCGAAGCTAAGGAGACGCTGGCACTGTTTGTGGGCGAGCGCAACTCCACCAGCTCGCGCGAACTGACCATCGTCGCCGAGGACCAGGAACATGACGTGAGCCTGCTGAAAATATCCGGCGCGCCGCTAACCCCGCTCAAACTCGGCGATTCCGACCGGGTGCGGGAAGGCGAACTCTACGCGTTCACCGGATTCCCCATCGGGGCCGTACTAGGGCTGCATCCCGTAAGCCACCGCGGGCTGATCTCGGCGATTACTCCGGTTGCCACCCCCACTGACGGGTCAAGCCAGCTAAACCCCAAGATGATCAAGCGCCTGCAATCACCTTACGATGTCTTCCAGCTCGACGCCACCGCCTACCCAGGCAGCAGCGGCAGCCCCCTTTATCACCCTGATACCGGCGAGGTGATCGGCGTGGTCAACTCGGTGTTTGTCAAGGAAACCAAGGAAACCGTCATTGAAAAACCCAGCGGCATCACTTACGCCATCCCTATCAATTTCGCAGTGGATTTGCTGAGAAGGGCCGGGATTGGCACTGCAACACGATAG
- a CDS encoding regulator: MKLDYKGWAVIVLVGGGLLAGAYAVGQKQGGKTTEAVDSTAQGSAAGGVINTAAAQTPPNLSAGAATAGNGKFTHFRVGNRNVKGIFADGDIVWIGTSGGVIRYDVKTDNFRIFDNKTKGLLSNGIFHVSKVNDWIVAGTYGGGLSIYDQKADQWKNLNIPNGLADQFVYDVVKVSNGDVWIATWSGANRVRGGALMDPSKWESFTVENTKGGLPNPWVYGAEEGKNGEMWFATEDGLARYKDGKWQNWQHEEGLGAPLEAVRDAIQFNNDPAKSSSHHAQQKAEQGLQNVDIAYNPNYIISLKVDRQGIVWCGTWGGGLARFDGKTWRNFTTADGLPANHIFMLYLDPQGKLWAGTNKGLARLNDDGKSFTVMTTADGLYADNVFSMATATDGSLWVGSFGGVAHLVGQQR; the protein is encoded by the coding sequence ATGAAGCTTGATTACAAAGGTTGGGCGGTCATCGTTCTTGTCGGCGGCGGTTTGTTGGCGGGTGCCTATGCTGTGGGGCAGAAACAGGGCGGCAAAACAACTGAGGCGGTTGATTCCACCGCGCAGGGTTCGGCAGCCGGAGGCGTAATCAATACAGCTGCCGCGCAAACCCCGCCCAATCTGTCAGCGGGTGCCGCCACGGCAGGCAATGGCAAATTTACCCATTTCCGTGTTGGCAATCGCAACGTCAAAGGTATATTTGCCGACGGCGACATCGTGTGGATCGGCACCTCCGGCGGCGTGATCCGCTATGACGTCAAAACCGACAATTTCAGGATTTTTGACAATAAGACCAAGGGGTTGCTTTCCAATGGCATTTTCCATGTGAGCAAAGTGAATGACTGGATCGTGGCAGGCACCTACGGCGGCGGCCTGTCTATTTACGACCAGAAGGCTGACCAGTGGAAAAACCTGAACATCCCCAATGGCTTGGCCGATCAGTTCGTCTACGATGTGGTGAAGGTGTCCAATGGCGATGTGTGGATAGCTACCTGGTCCGGTGCAAACCGTGTGCGCGGCGGGGCGCTGATGGATCCGTCAAAGTGGGAAAGTTTCACCGTTGAAAACACCAAAGGGGGCTTGCCCAACCCCTGGGTGTACGGTGCTGAAGAAGGCAAGAATGGCGAGATGTGGTTTGCCACCGAGGATGGCTTGGCCCGCTACAAGGACGGCAAATGGCAGAACTGGCAGCATGAAGAGGGCCTGGGCGCGCCGCTGGAGGCAGTGCGTGACGCCATCCAGTTCAACAATGACCCTGCCAAGTCCTCGTCGCACCATGCGCAACAGAAAGCCGAGCAGGGCTTGCAGAATGTGGATATCGCCTACAATCCAAATTATATCATTTCGCTCAAGGTGGATCGGCAAGGCATAGTCTGGTGCGGCACGTGGGGCGGTGGCCTTGCGCGTTTCGATGGCAAGACATGGCGCAACTTCACCACCGCAGACGGCCTGCCGGCCAATCATATCTTCATGTTGTACCTCGACCCGCAGGGCAAATTGTGGGCGGGAACGAATAAAGGCCTGGCCAGGCTTAATGACGACGGCAAGAGTTTCACCGTGATGACTACGGCCGATGGACTGTATGCCGATAACGTGTTTTCCATGGCTACCGCAACGGATGGCAGCCTGTGGGTCGGCAGTTTTGGTGGCGTGGCCCATCTTGTCGGGCAACAACGTTAA
- the hisI gene encoding phosphoribosyl-AMP cyclohydrolase translates to MNEQWLDEIKWTADGLVPVIVQEAGSGTVLMFAWMSRESLDLTEKTGKAVYWSRSRGKLWRKGEESGHEQLVNDLRLDCDNDVLLMTVEQKGGIACHTGRHNCFFKRLQNGGWVTVEPVIKQASEIYGVPVKSTMDLRHE, encoded by the coding sequence ATGAACGAACAGTGGCTAGATGAGATCAAGTGGACCGCCGATGGACTGGTGCCGGTGATCGTTCAGGAGGCGGGCAGCGGAACGGTGCTGATGTTCGCCTGGATGAGCCGCGAATCGCTCGACTTGACTGAAAAAACCGGCAAGGCTGTATACTGGTCGCGTTCCCGCGGCAAACTGTGGCGCAAGGGTGAAGAATCGGGCCATGAGCAGCTCGTCAACGACCTCCGCCTCGACTGCGATAACGATGTACTATTGATGACAGTTGAACAAAAGGGCGGAATTGCGTGTCATACAGGACGCCACAACTGCTTTTTCAAGCGCCTGCAGAATGGCGGATGGGTAACGGTAGAACCCGTGATCAAGCAGGCGTCAGAAATCTACGGCGTACCCGTGAAGAGCACAATGGATCTTCGTCATGAATGA
- a CDS encoding regulator has translation MHFLHPPLCAALLAALTVSACSSAQDNAPAKPGQAANPASAPQTAPRDLLSNNVQHANDQRVLENFGVGDDAYVRALAVDPEKNSLWVGTSLGVHEVDLASRDVRNTFTREAGLANEYVFDIMVDSKGNKWFGTNGGGASRYNDGKWKTYFPMHGLADYWVYSFGEQSDGTVWIGTWYGVNRVDAKTGEFKTYLKELVNEWVYGIGVDAQDRVWFGTEGGVSMFDGKTWTAWTHKDGLGAPNADNLPVSSNTGLGTRARHDLSVAMEGKPTYNPGYVFCIHVGPDNTVWAGTWGGGVSHFDGARWTNYTVKDGLAGNIVFSIAQDKDGVLWFGTDHGLTRYDGKNWRTFTRGEGLINDSVYAVAATRDGEVWVGTKGGVVRIGYPSKQAKTGG, from the coding sequence ATGCATTTCCTGCATCCCCCTTTGTGTGCCGCGCTGCTCGCGGCATTGACAGTTTCCGCCTGCTCCAGCGCGCAAGACAATGCGCCCGCCAAGCCTGGCCAGGCGGCTAACCCGGCGAGCGCGCCTCAGACCGCGCCACGGGACCTCCTGAGCAATAATGTCCAGCACGCGAATGACCAGCGCGTGCTGGAAAACTTTGGCGTGGGCGATGATGCCTACGTGCGGGCACTGGCGGTTGATCCTGAAAAAAACAGCCTCTGGGTAGGCACATCATTGGGCGTGCATGAGGTTGACCTGGCGAGCCGCGATGTGCGCAATACCTTCACGCGCGAGGCAGGGCTGGCCAATGAATATGTCTTTGACATTATGGTGGACAGCAAGGGAAACAAGTGGTTTGGCACCAATGGCGGCGGCGCCTCGCGCTATAACGACGGCAAGTGGAAGACCTACTTCCCCATGCACGGCCTTGCCGACTACTGGGTGTATTCGTTCGGCGAGCAAAGCGACGGCACAGTCTGGATAGGCACGTGGTACGGCGTCAACCGTGTCGACGCCAAAACGGGTGAATTCAAGACCTATCTCAAGGAGCTGGTCAACGAGTGGGTCTACGGCATCGGTGTTGATGCGCAAGACCGGGTATGGTTCGGCACGGAGGGTGGCGTCTCGATGTTTGACGGGAAGACCTGGACAGCCTGGACGCACAAGGATGGCTTGGGTGCGCCGAATGCCGATAATCTTCCCGTGAGTTCGAACACGGGCCTGGGGACGCGGGCGCGGCATGATTTGAGCGTTGCGATGGAAGGCAAGCCTACCTATAACCCCGGCTATGTATTCTGCATTCATGTCGGCCCGGACAATACTGTGTGGGCGGGCACCTGGGGCGGCGGCGTCAGCCATTTTGACGGGGCGCGCTGGACCAATTACACCGTCAAGGATGGACTTGCCGGGAACATTGTGTTCAGCATCGCCCAGGATAAAGACGGGGTGTTGTGGTTTGGCACGGATCATGGCTTGACACGTTATGACGGCAAAAACTGGCGCACTTTTACGCGGGGTGAAGGTCTTATCAATGATAGTGTCTACGCCGTTGCTGCTACCAGGGACGGCGAGGTATGGGTGGGAACCAAGGGCGGTGTAGTGCGCATTGGGTATCCTTCGAAACAGGCAAAGACAGGCGGGTAA
- a CDS encoding EAL domain-containing protein — protein sequence MKSLGTRLALVISSVLLCLMFAANLWLERQLTEAIYEEERAQAESHAKTLLASLQTLMLNGQGTLAREWLDRMHGIAGIVDIEVLRRNGQEAFSDLATVKLVNQYLNIPRFQREANPPHDPSPPPMDIFQRALKGEFVVDRKADSMTVMMPIPVKTECLACHGYEDAPLRGILKLTLSSEAAEARLQSMRNNLWMISTLMVALIGIVMWTALRLSVLRPISALRDAIVRVGQGERNTKLPVLHKDELGEVATVFNRMQNDLQAYEARIRAVTDNVLDAIITIDERGIIESVNLAVEKIFGYAPHELLGQNVSRLMPEPYRSMHDEYLGNYLRTGNARIIGGRRELVGMRKDGFIFPIDIAVSEMRVAGSRRFIGIVRDITERKEQMAALEYQALHDALTSLPNRTLLSDRLYQAILRAQREGVQLALVLTDLDRFKEINDTLGHQNGDLILQQVAQRLRNALRESDTIARLGGDEFAILLPTADLALSTQIVRKLAAVLEEPFMIEEQSLHVAASFGIALYPDHGADEDALMRHADVAMYIAKRANLGYAIYDPAKDQHSLRNLALMGDLRAAIDNGDLILFYQPKVNLATGKVVGVEALVRWRHPRHGLMFPDSFIPLAEQIGLINPLTYWVVGEALRQCRIWNEKGIMLSVAVNLSARNLLDIQLPFHIDALFSGACKQANRLVLEITETAVMADTARALAALASLREMGVKLSIDDFGTGYSSLSYLKQLPVHELKIDKSFVLGMAVDDNDAVIVRSTIDLAHNIGLAVVAEGVEDKATYDLLTRLGCDVAQGYYISRPIPAEELERWLVESCWGLES from the coding sequence ATGAAGAGCCTTGGTACCCGTCTTGCGTTGGTTATATCCAGCGTCTTGCTTTGCCTGATGTTTGCCGCCAATCTCTGGTTGGAGCGGCAACTGACAGAGGCTATTTATGAGGAAGAAAGGGCGCAGGCGGAAAGCCACGCCAAGACCCTGCTCGCCAGTCTGCAGACCTTGATGTTGAATGGCCAGGGTACGCTCGCCCGTGAATGGCTGGATCGCATGCACGGAATAGCGGGCATCGTTGATATCGAGGTCTTGCGCCGTAATGGTCAGGAGGCGTTTAGCGATCTTGCCACAGTTAAACTGGTCAATCAGTATCTCAACATCCCGCGTTTTCAGCGTGAAGCAAACCCTCCCCATGACCCTTCTCCCCCGCCCATGGATATCTTCCAGAGGGCGCTGAAGGGTGAGTTCGTCGTTGATCGCAAGGCGGACTCGATGACTGTCATGATGCCGATACCCGTCAAAACGGAATGTCTGGCCTGTCATGGCTATGAAGACGCGCCGTTGCGCGGGATATTGAAGCTCACTCTTTCCTCCGAGGCCGCCGAAGCGCGCCTCCAAAGTATGCGCAACAACCTTTGGATGATTTCAACCCTGATGGTGGCGTTGATCGGTATAGTGATGTGGACAGCGTTGCGGCTTAGTGTGCTGCGTCCGATCAGTGCCTTGCGTGATGCAATCGTGCGGGTCGGCCAGGGGGAACGCAACACCAAGCTGCCGGTGCTGCATAAAGACGAGCTTGGCGAAGTGGCGACGGTATTCAACCGCATGCAGAATGACCTGCAGGCGTATGAGGCGCGTATCCGGGCGGTGACAGACAACGTGCTGGACGCCATTATCACCATCGACGAACGCGGCATTATCGAGTCTGTCAACTTGGCGGTGGAAAAGATCTTTGGTTATGCCCCGCATGAATTGCTCGGTCAGAATGTCAGCAGGCTGATGCCTGAACCTTACCGCAGCATGCATGATGAATATCTTGGGAACTATCTCCGCACCGGTAACGCCCGGATAATCGGCGGGCGGCGTGAGCTGGTAGGGATGCGCAAGGACGGTTTTATATTTCCTATCGATATTGCCGTGTCCGAAATGAGAGTGGCTGGGAGCCGTCGTTTTATCGGTATCGTCCGCGACATCACCGAGCGCAAGGAACAGATGGCGGCACTCGAATATCAAGCGCTGCACGATGCATTGACCAGTCTGCCGAACCGTACTTTGCTTTCGGATCGTTTGTATCAGGCCATACTCCGCGCGCAACGCGAAGGTGTGCAATTAGCGCTGGTTCTGACCGATCTTGACCGCTTCAAGGAGATCAATGATACCCTCGGCCACCAGAATGGCGATCTGATCTTGCAGCAGGTTGCCCAGCGCTTGCGCAATGCACTGCGCGAGTCCGATACCATCGCCCGTCTCGGTGGTGACGAGTTTGCAATATTGCTGCCCACGGCGGACCTTGCCCTGTCCACTCAAATTGTGAGAAAACTGGCGGCCGTACTTGAAGAACCCTTTATGATTGAAGAGCAGAGCTTGCACGTGGCGGCGAGTTTCGGCATTGCCTTGTATCCTGACCATGGCGCGGATGAGGATGCATTGATGCGGCATGCGGATGTGGCAATGTATATCGCCAAAAGAGCCAATCTGGGCTATGCCATTTATGACCCGGCAAAGGATCAGCACAGCCTGCGCAATCTGGCATTAATGGGCGACCTTCGTGCCGCCATCGACAATGGTGATCTGATTCTTTTTTATCAGCCTAAAGTGAATCTAGCGACTGGAAAGGTGGTAGGGGTAGAAGCGCTGGTTAGATGGCGTCACCCGCGTCATGGGCTGATGTTTCCGGATAGTTTTATTCCGTTAGCCGAACAGATCGGCCTGATCAACCCCCTGACTTACTGGGTTGTGGGGGAAGCGCTCAGGCAATGCCGGATCTGGAATGAAAAGGGCATCATGCTCAGTGTCGCCGTGAATCTGTCTGCGCGGAATCTGCTGGATATCCAACTTCCTTTTCATATTGACGCCCTTTTTTCCGGGGCTTGCAAGCAAGCTAATCGTCTGGTGCTGGAAATTACCGAAACCGCTGTGATGGCAGACACTGCCCGCGCGCTTGCAGCACTGGCCAGCCTGAGAGAGATGGGCGTGAAACTTTCTATCGATGATTTTGGTACTGGTTATTCTTCGCTGTCTTATCTCAAGCAATTGCCAGTGCATGAACTGAAGATCGACAAGTCATTTGTGTTGGGCATGGCAGTGGATGATAACGACGCGGTGATTGTGCGCTCCACTATCGATTTGGCGCACAATATTGGCCTCGCTGTAGTTGCCGAGGGGGTCGAGGATAAAGCCACTTATGACTTGCTGACAAGACTAGGTTGCGATGTCGCCCAAGGGTACTACATCAGCCGACCCATTCCTGCAGAGGAGCTCGAGCGCTGGCTGGTGGAGTCGTGCTGGGGGCTGGAGAGTTAG
- a CDS encoding phosphoribosyl-ATP diphosphatase: MNDARNNVENDVLGRLAQILEDRKGADPNSSYVAGLYAKGLDSILKKIGEEATETVIAAKGGDNRQVVYETADLWFHTLVLLAHQGLKPEDVLQELQRRFGISGVEEKAKREAK; this comes from the coding sequence ATGAATGATGCGAGGAATAATGTGGAAAACGACGTCCTGGGGCGGCTGGCGCAGATACTGGAAGATCGCAAGGGCGCCGACCCGAACAGCTCCTATGTTGCAGGACTCTATGCCAAGGGGTTGGACAGCATCCTCAAGAAGATCGGCGAAGAGGCCACCGAGACGGTCATCGCGGCCAAGGGCGGAGATAACCGGCAGGTTGTTTATGAAACCGCCGATTTGTGGTTTCATACGCTTGTGCTGCTGGCACATCAAGGCTTGAAACCGGAGGATGTACTCCAGGAATTACAGCGCCGCTTCGGGATCTCCGGGGTGGAGGAAAAAGCAAAAAGGGAAGCCAAGTAG
- a CDS encoding cytochrome c-type biogenesis protein CcmH — protein MKHVLFALMLCLSPLAVLAGEAQLTNKDPALEKRVMALSAELRCLVCQNQSLADSHAELAADLRNEVRDLMKSGKSDAEVVDYLVARYGDFVRYRPPMNTTTALLWFGPLILAVIGGGVLFFNLMKRRRRVAETALTDEERKRAAALLNDGAGETKA, from the coding sequence ATGAAGCATGTTTTATTTGCGCTAATGCTATGTCTTTCACCCCTGGCGGTGCTGGCGGGTGAGGCTCAACTCACGAACAAAGATCCGGCGCTGGAAAAGCGCGTTATGGCACTGTCCGCCGAGCTGCGATGCCTGGTGTGCCAGAACCAGTCGCTGGCGGACTCCCATGCCGAGCTTGCCGCCGATCTGCGCAACGAGGTGCGCGATCTGATGAAGTCAGGCAAGAGCGACGCGGAGGTGGTCGATTACCTGGTGGCGCGCTATGGTGATTTTGTGCGCTACCGCCCGCCGATGAATACGACGACAGCCCTGCTGTGGTTCGGACCCTTGATCCTGGCCGTGATAGGGGGGGGCGTATTATTTTTTAACCTGATGAAGCGGCGGCGGCGCGTTGCCGAGACCGCTTTGACTGATGAAGAGCGTAAACGTGCAGCAGCACTGTTGAATGATGGGGCGGGAGAGACTAAGGCATGA